Proteins encoded together in one Anopheles darlingi chromosome 3, idAnoDarlMG_H_01, whole genome shotgun sequence window:
- the LOC125956397 gene encoding centromere protein F-like, whose protein sequence is MSERICAANDDDVTERGGALEPAKKERSSTAGQTWHQMLLHPSPSSSQLSYGSEATQNDVVSVSSTPRPTARYASNVFSELDESACNYDSGNFSLSDSSIKSKQASAVVGDGDAGSSELHHRFVQLNTELYQAKTELLTYKYKWNEIRNEIGLNWSKKLDKLVEEKNELVKELDELSKELARVKQGDASNRELHRLRSELADVTVQFECKKQANKDLILKIAEQYGENENLSTKLGRLEAMLADGRSELSRTKESEGWFREELHRCQNENAKLKAALSATADRMYRERAESERRLCAAREDCKSAITKQESTDRSACTECSKATKQLRVQSSKEIALLKETADRRIADLSASNMHLEKQNFDLHTLIDQLNRSLTDHQQQLIKCAKNEKETLQGLQCLMADDLGSNSSGRETRRRHESEIATLSAQLARECFTKRQIEVGVEQLKAQVKVLSINFVSTCQRLAVQECELKSLRTRNSELERRFTSSHLPVTMWTPREEDQLLENFRVIQSKNYDLELKLGQCVDDTQTAADPTGATQFKPQLIRHSEAIITLLKQNITDLERNLTPRELNVSADQVESSSKMACPKHGSSCRANAEIDEANMRDLRTMLKAIESDNRRRLERYEINNRTLLKKIKECARERERSEQRVAELEKEHAKCGHLRCDMASQRERCLLLEADLESCQQEATMLRAGKDRLVSLLQNNCRLMSNGDVWASLKLTFKELHELQQVHKENERLKEQVEMDAKKIAQLEAASCDWKLAVEVQSADADELRSELAVKNLQLEDSRRTVERLVDENRSLQQSATMVAANESSLTQQLDELNRLVRIQEIRLETAHERLKLYEDSERVLAASKERFFHDLQSLQNAILLEKQEKNELQAEVRELRRNMMNMVGNSLQNINQTQISNSGSGQRSTAITSPDLKSLSPSSLDIDQLQALVEESSRKSCSLNPLKECVFSLKQEMNNLKAVMLSDQQQQHRPNQLHDARFPLSLMEELNDAANGFYGSR, encoded by the exons ATGTCCGAACGGATTTGCgctgcgaatgatgatgatgtcacgGAAAGGGGAGGCGCACTTGAGCCAGCTAAAAAAGAAAGATCCAGCACAGCCGGACAAACGTGGCACCAAATGCTACTGCATCCGTCGCCGTCCTCGTCTCAGCTTTCCTATGGTTCGGAGGCGACCCAAAACGACGTTGTTAGTGTTTCGTCCACACCGCGCCCAACGGCGAGATATGCCAGCAACGTGTTCAGCGAGCTGGATGAAAGCGCTTGTAACTACGATTCCGGTAACTTTTCACTATCCGATTCGAGCATCAAAAGCAAGCAGGCGTCCGCCGTTGTCGGAGATGGCGATGCCGGGAGCAGCGAACTCCATCATCGGTTTGTGCAGTTGAACACTGAGCTGTACCAGGCCAAAACCGAGTTGTTGACGTACAAGTACAAGTGGAACGAAATACGCAATGAAATTGGATTGAACTGGAGCAAAAAGCTGGACAAACTCGTGGAGGAAAAGAATGAGCTCGTGAAGGAACTGGATGAGCTGAGCAAGGAACTTGCTCGCGTGAAACAGGGCGATGCGAGTAACCGTGAATTGCACCGTTTGCGGTCTGAGCTGGCTGATGTAACCGTGCAATTCGAGTGCAAGAAACAGGCCAATAAGGACTTGATTCTTAAAATAGCCGAACAGTacggtgaaaatgaaaaccttTCAACGAAGCTGGGGAGACTGGAAGCGATGCTTGCCGATGGTCGTAGTGAGCTTTCAAGGACGAAGGAATCAGAAGGATGGTTTCGCGAGGAGTTACACCGGTGCCAAAATGAAAATGCCAAACTTAAAGCTGCTCTTTCAGCCACAGCTGATCGGATGTATAGAGAGCGAGCAGAATCGGAAAGAAGACTGTGCGCCGCAAGGGAGGATTGCAAGAGTGCAATAACTAAACAAGAGTCTACAGATAGGTCTGCTTGTACGGAATGCTCCAAAGCAACTAAGCAACTAAGAGTACAATCCAGCAAGGAAATTGCATTGCTTAAGGAAACCGCAGATCGACGAATAGCGGATCTTTCCGCTAGTAATATGCACCTGGAGAAGCAAAATTTCGATCTGCACACTTTGATCGATCAACTCAACCGATCGCTTacagatcatcagcagcagctcataaaatgtgccaaaaatgaaaaggaaacccTGCAAGGGCTGCAATGCTTGATGGCCGATGATTTAGGTTCGAATTCTAGTGGCAGGGAAACGAGGCGGCGCCATGAAAGCGAAATTGCGACACTCAGTGCGCAGCTGGCACGCGAGTGTTTCACCAAACGACAGATAGAGGTCGGCGTTGAACAGCTGAAAGCGCAGGTTAAAGTTTTATCGATAAACTTTGTTTCCACCTGCCAACGGTTGGCTGTACAGGAATGCGAATTGAAATCCCTTCGCACACGGAATAGTGAGTTAGAGCGTCGGTTCACCAGCAGTCACCTACCCGTGACCATGTGGACGCCTAGAGAAGAGGACCAGCTTCTGGAGAATTTTCGGGTTATTCAATCGAAAAATTACGACCTGGAGCTAAAATTAGGTCAGTGTGTGGACGATACTCAAACAGCGGCGGACCCTACCGGAGCTACTCAATTCAAACCGCAGCTTATTCGCCATAGTGAAGCGATTATTACTCTGCTTAAACAGAACATTACGGACCTGGAGCGAAATCTTACGCCCAGGGAACTGAACGTAAGTGCGGACCAAGTGGAGAGCAGCAGTAAAATGGCGTGCCCAAAGCATGGTTCGAGTTGCCGTGCAAATGCAGAGATCGATGAGGCAAATATGCGCGATCTTCGTACAATGCTGAAAGCTATCGAGAGCGATAATCGGCGCCGTTTGGAGCGTTACGAGATAAACAATCGAACGTTATTGAAAAAGATTAAAGAGTGTGctcgggaacgggaacgtaGCGAGCAACGGGTTGCTGAGCTAGAGAAGGAACACGCCAAATGCGGACATCTTCGTTGCGATATGGCATCACAACGAGAGCGCTGCTTACTGCTGGAAGCGGACCTCGAATCCTGTCAACAGGAAGCAACAATGTTACGGGCTGGAAAGGATCGACTGGTATCCTTGTTGCAGAACAACTGCCGACTTATGTCCAACGGTGATGTTTGGGCTTCGTTGAAACTGACGTTTAAGGAACTCCACGAACTGCAGCAGGTGCACAAGGAGAACGAACGGCTGAAGGAGCAGGTAGAGATGGATGCAAAAAAGATTGCACAGCTGGAAGCGGCATCGTGTGACTGGAAGCTGGCAGTCGAAGTGCAGTCAGCGGATGCCGATGAGCTTCGTTCTGAGCTGGCCGTGAAGAACCTACAACTTGAGGACTCTCGGCGTACGGTAGAGCGTTTGGTGGACGAAAATCGGTCGCTGCAACAGTCCGCCACTATGGTGGCTGCGAATGAGTCCAGCCTTACGCAGCAACTGGACGAACTGAACCGCTTAGTGCGTATCCAGGAGATTCGACTTGAAACAGCCCATGAACGATTGAAGTTGTACGAAGATTCCGAACGAGTTCTGGCAGCTTCAAAAGAACGATTCTTCCACGATCTTCAATCCCTCCAGAACGCGATTCTActggaaaaacaagaaaagaatgAGCTACAGGCGGAGGTTCGAGAACTGCGTCGAAACATGATGAATATGGTTGGAAATAGTTTACAG AATATCAACCAAACGCAAATTTCTAATAGTGGCAGTGGTCAACGGTCTACCGCCATTACCAGTCCAGATCTGAAATCACTTTCACCATCCAGTTTGGACATTGATCAACTACAGGCGCTGGTAGAAGAGAGCTCCCGTAAAAGCTGTTCTCTCAATCCGCTAAAAGAGTGCGTGTTTTCCCTGAAACAAGAGATGAATAACCTTAAAGCGGTTATGCTAtctgatcagcagcagcaacaccgtcCCAATCAGTTGCACGATGCACGCTTCCCATTATCGCTGATGGAAGAGCTGAACGATGCCGCAAATGGATTTTACGGAAGTAGATGA
- the LOC125956399 gene encoding uncharacterized protein LOC125956399 produces the protein MEMKKGFFVGAVLVIAICGTFSVEGAAIGRSPRQLSSLLTLSGESNARIENGTIICDTLTCPPESFKCVIVKNSTKDDINKIQVTRECLDPAGKATAKTQTTEQSGFPGQQFESYAEIDKNGNIASFDNRGNTYNHSGTGDIHSYLYEQIEDLHKAILDQLTNAGNPFVAQ, from the exons atggaaatgaaaaagggaTTCTTTGTTGGTGCCGTGCTGGTGATAGCAATTTGTGGAACGTTTTCGGTGGAAGGCGCTGCAATCGGTCGATCACCGCGACAGCTTAGCAGCCTTTTGACACTGAGCGGAGAATCAAACGCTAGAATAGAGAATG GAACCATCATCTGTGACACGCTGACATGTCCACCGGAATCGTTCAAGTGTGTGATCGTCAAGAATTCGACCAAGGACGACATCAATAAGATTCAAGTGACGCGCGAGTGTTTGGATCCAGCCGGCAAAGCCACGGCCAAGACCCAAACCACCGAGCAATCCGGCTTCCCGGGTCAACAGTTCGAGAGCTACGCCGAAATCGATAAGAATGGCAACATTGCATCGTTCGACAATCGTGGCAACACGTACAATCACTCCGGCACTGGTGACATTCATTCCTATCTGTACGAACAGATAGAGGACCTGCACAAGGCAATACTGGATCAGCTGACCAATGCTGGCAATCCGTTTGTTGCGCAGTGA